One window from the genome of Saccharomyces mikatae IFO 1815 strain IFO1815 genome assembly, chromosome: 6 encodes:
- the CDC4 gene encoding SCF ubiquitin ligase complex subunit CDC4, which yields MGSFPLAEFPLRDIPVPFSYRVTGDIDSPNGVGALIGAAGTHRNSGTTNIVDAQNNEEDISEHQRKRAADSGESTPENDDFKRAKHNNHKTFHQVNLQSAGAPSMDDDSVHDLLDISNGTKKLLMSTDDTSAASSTLGVNMGVAPHSVAAPNATNVVTTTESDVNINNNISNSAINNNNPIEEGALPLSPTASSPGTTTPLAKTMKSVNNNNNITDLIESKDSFISPEYLSDEILTAINNNLPHAYFKNLLFRLVANMDRSELSDLGTLIKDNLKRDLITSLPFEISLKIFNYLQFEDIVNSLGVSQNWNKIIRKSTSLWKKLLISENFVSPKGFTSFNLKLLKKYPNLLQQDRLRLAFLENIYNLKNWYNPKFLPQRTTLRGHMTSVITCLQFEDNYVITGADDKMIRVYDAINKKFLLQLSGHDGGVWALKYSHDGILVSGSTDRTVRVWDIKKGCCTHVFKGHNSTVRCLDIVEYKNNRYIVTGSRDNTLHVWKLPKEASAIEHGDEHDYPLVYHTPEENPYFIGVLRGHMASVRTVSGHGNIVVSGSYDNTLIVWDVAQMKCLYILSGHTDRIYSTIYDHERKRCISASMDTTIKIWDLENIWNNGECSYATNSASPCAKILGAMYTLQGHTALVGLLRLSDKFLVSAAADGTIRGWDANDYSRKFCYHHTNLSAITTFNVSDNILVSGSESQFNIYNLRSGKLVHANILKDADQIWSVNFKGETLVAAVEKDGQSFLEILDFSKASKVNYVSNSLNSSSSSLESISTSLGLTRATIIP from the coding sequence ATGGGGTCATTTCCCTTGGCTGAGTTCCCATTACGTGACATTCCTGTTCCATTTAGCTACCGTGTGACCGGTGACATAGATTCTCCAAACGGTGTTGGTGCACTTATTGGTGCCGCTGGCACTCATCGAAACTCTGGCACAACTAACATAGTTGATGCTCagaataatgaagaagatatcaGTGAGCACCAGAGGAAGAGAGCGGCTGATTCTGGCGAATCTACTCCCGAAAACGATGATTTTAAAAGAGCAAAACATAACAATCACAAAACATTTCATCAAGTTAACCTTCAGAGCGCTGGAGCACCATCTATGGACGATGATAGCGTGCATGACTTATTAGATATATCCAATGGtacaaaaaaacttctgATGTCCACGGACGATACATCCGCTGCATCCTCTACCTTAGGTGTAAACATGGGGGTGGCACCTCATAGTGTTGCTGCTCCTAATGCCACTAATGTGGTAACAACAACTGAAAGTGATGTCAATattaataacaatatcagTAATAGTGCtatcaacaataacaatcCTATTGAAGAAGGAGCACTGCCGTTATCACCCACGGCTTCCTCTCCAGGTACTACAACCCCTTTAGCCAAAACTATGAAAAGTgtcaataataataataatatcacTGACTTGATAGAATCTAAAgattctttcatttctcCTGAATACCTTTCTGATGAAATTTTAACTGCAATAAACAATAACTTACCTCACGcatatttcaaaaacttgttGTTTAGGTTAGTCGCGAACATGGATAGGAGTGAGTTATCCGATTTAGGGACTTTAATCAAAGACAATCTGAAGAGAGACCTAATAACATCTTTGCCTTTCGAAAtaagtttgaaaatattcaattaCTTACAGTTTGAAGATATTGTAAATTCACTTGGGGTTTCCCAGAATTGGAATAAGATAATTAGAAAATCTACATCTCTATGGAAAAAACTTCTGATATCCGAAAATTTTGTGAGCCCAAAAGGTTTTACTTCTTTCAATCTTAAACTGCTGAAAAAATACCCAAACCTTTTACAACAGGATCGACTTAGATTAGCTTTTCTGgagaatatatataatttaaAGAATTGGTATAATCCCAAATTTTTACCACAAAGGACTACATTAAGAGGCCATATGACAAGCGTTATTACGTGCTTACAATTCGAAGATAATTATGTCATAACTGGGGCAGATGATAAAATGATAAGAGTCTATGACGcgataaataaaaaatttcttctacaATTGTCAGGACACGATGGCGGGGTTTGGGCTTTGAAGTATTCTCATGATGGCATCTTGGTTAGCGGTTCCACCGATAGAACGGTGCGGGTTTGGGATATTAAAAAAGGCTGTTGTACACATGTTTTTAAAGGTCATAACTCCACAGTGAGATGCCTCGATATAGTGGAGTACAAAAATAACAGATATATTGTTACTGGCTCGAGAGACAATACTTTGCACGTCTGGAAATTGCCTAAGGAGGCTTCGGCTATTGAACATGGGGATGAACATGATTATCCATTGGTATATCACACCCCGGAGGAAAATCCGTATTTTATAGGTGTCCTAAGAGGACACATGGCGTCTGTAAGAACTGTTTCTGGTCACGGTAATATAGTTGTTAGTGGCTCCTATGATAACACGCTAATTGTGTGGGATGTTGCGCAGATGAAATGTCTATATATTTTAAGTGGGCATACAGATCGTATTTATTCTACAATTTATGATCATGAAAGGAAAAGGTGTATTTCTGCTAGTATGGATACCACTATTAAAATCTGGGATTTagaaaatatttggaaTAATGGAGAATGTTCTTACGCAACAAACTCTGCCTCTCCATGCGCGAAAATACTTGGCGCCATGTACACGTTGCAAGGTCATACAGCCTTGGTTGGTTTATTAAGATTATCTGATAAATTTTTGGTCAGTGCAGCTGCAGATGGTACAATAAGGGGTTGGGATGCAAACGACTACTCTAGAAAGTTTTGTTACCATCATACTAATCTGAGTGCGATTACCACATTTAATGTATCGGATAATATTTTGGTAAGTGGTTCGGAAAGTCAGTTCAATATTTATAACCTAAGAAGTGGGAAGCTGGTCCATGCAAATATTCTTAAAGATGCTGATCAGATTTGGTCGGTTAATTTTAAGGGTGAAACACTTGTTGCAgcagttgaaaaagatggaCAAAGCTTTCTAGAAATTCTGGACTTCAGTAAAGCTTCAAAAGTTAATTACGTTAGCAATTCTCTAAACTCCTCGTCATCATCCTTGGAATCTATTTCCACTTCTTTAGGATTAACAAGGGCTACTATAATACCTTAA
- the SMC1 gene encoding cohesin subunit SMC1 (similar to Saccharomyces cerevisiae SMC1 (YFL008W); ancestral locus Anc_8.68) translates to MGRLVGLELSNFKSYRGITKVGFGESNFTSIIGPNGSGKSNMMDAISFVLGVRSNHLRSNILKDLIYRGVLNDDNDDNYNDTSDDDVASSNPKSAYVKAFYQKGNKMVELMRIISRNGDTSYKIDEKTVSYKDYSIFLENENILIKAKNFLVFQGDVEQIAAQSPIELSRMFEEVSGSIQYKKEYDELKEKIEKLSKSATESIKNRRRIHGELKTYKEGINKNEEYRKQVEKKSELQKFQALWQLYHLEQQKEELTDKLSASNSEISSLKEKINHEMKSLQRSKSSFVKESAVISKQKSKLNYIIKDKEKLVSDLRLIKVPQQAAGKRVLHIEKRIESLQRDLQRQKAYVERFETQLKVVTKSKKTFEEEIKESARNYDKFKLNENDLETYNCLHEKYLTENGSILEEKIALYNNDKQEIQEELDRFNKRADISKRRITEELSVTGEKLDTQLNDLRASLNEKNAVHTERLHELKKLQSDIESANNQEYDLNFKLRETLVKIDDLSANQRETMKERKLRENIAMLKRFFPGVKGLVHDLCHPKKEKYGLAVSTILGKNFDSVIVENLTVAQECIAFLKKQRAGTASFIPLDTIETELPTLSLPDSQEYILSINAIDYEPEYEKAMQYVCGDSIICNSLKIAKGLKWNKGVRAKLVTIEGALIHKAGLMTGGISGDANNRWDKEEYQSLMSLKDKLLVQIDELSNSQRSNSIRAREVENSVSLLNSDIASLRTQVTQQKRSLDENNLEIKYHNDLLEKEIQPKITELEKKLDDLENTKNGLEKEKEILQNDIFKEFTSKIGFSIKEYENHSGELMRQQSKELQQLQKQILTVENKLQFETDRLNTTQRRYEKARKDLEKAQVEMSSLEEQEHAIEMKIESIGSKLEENKNHLVELEKKLVTKQSDLNSSEDILEDMNSNLQVLKRERDGIKEDVEKNDLEKVTALKNCKISNINLPILSQTTLDDFPISSRDSDAITISNSIVVDYKGLPKKYKENNSDSAKRELEQKIREIEEILNELQPNARAVERYDEAEGRFEVINNETEQLKTEEKKILNQFLKIKRKRKELFEKTFDYVSDHLDAIYRELTKNPNSNVELAGGNASLTIEDEDEPFNAGIKYHATPPLKRFKDMEYLSGGEKTVAALALLFAINSYQPSPFFVLDEVDAALDITNVQRIAAYIRRHRNPDLQFIVISLKNTMFEKSDALVGVYRQQQENSSKIITLDLSNYAE, encoded by the coding sequence ATGGGACGTTTAGTTGGCTTAGAGCTAAGTAATTTTAAGTCCTATAGAGGAATCACCAAGGTTGGATTTGGCGAGTCGAATTTCACAAGTATTATCGGTCCTAACGGTTCTGGTAAATCAAACATGATGGATGCCATCTCTTTTGTGCTTGGTGTGCGAAGTAATCACTTAAGATCTAATATATTGAAGGATTTAATCTATAGAGGGGTCTtaaacgatgataatgatgacaATTATAATGATACTTCTGACGATGATGTGGCGTCCTCCAACCCAAAGTCCGCATACGTGAAGGCCTTTTATCAAAAGGGTAACAAAATGGTAGAGCTAATGAGGATTATTTCCAGGAATGGTGACACTAGTTataaaattgatgaaaaaaccGTTTCCTATAAGGATTATTCCATATTTCTTGAGAACGAGAATATTCTTATCAAAgccaaaaatttcttggtaTTCCAAGGTGATGTTGAGCAAATTGCGGCACAGTCACCCATAGAATTATCAAGAATGTTTGAAGAAGTGTCAGGTTCTATCCAATATAAGAAGGAGTATGATGAGttaaaggaaaagattgaaaaattaagcAAGTCCGCAACCGaatctatcaaaaataGGAGAAGGATCCATGGTGAATTGAAAACATACAAGGAAGGCATTAACAAAAACGAGGAATATAGGAAacaagttgaaaaaaagagtgaGCTGCAGAAATTCCAGGCTCTATGGCAGCTATATCACTTAGAACAGCAAAAGGAAGAGCTAACAGATAAGCTGTCAGCATCTAACTCTGAAATATCgtctttgaaagaaaaaataaatcacGAAATGAAATCACTACAACGCTccaaatcttcttttgttaagGAAAGCGCCGTAATTTCTAAGCAGAAAAGTAAACTAAACTATATTATCaaggataaagaaaaactgGTTTCGGATTTACGACTAATAAAAGTGCCTCAACAGGCGGCAGGGAAACGTGTTTTacatattgaaaaaaggaTCGAAAGTTTACAGAGAGACCTTCAAAGACAGAAGGCTTACGTAGAGAGATTTGAAACACAACTGAAAGTAGTAACCAAATCCAAGAAAACCTTTGAAGaggaaatcaaagaatctGCTAGAAATTATGATAAATTCAAGctgaatgaaaatgatctAGAGACATATAATTGCTTAcatgaaaaatatcttACGGAAAATGGGTCGATTctagaagaaaagattgCCCTTTACAATAACGATAAACAAGAAATCCAGGAAGAGTTAGACAGATTCAATAAAAGAGCCGATATTTCTAAAAGAAGGATAACAGAAGAACTTTCCGTAACAGGAGAAAAGTTAGACACGCAACTGAACGATTTGAGAGCttctttaaatgaaaaaaacgCCGTTCATACTGAACGTTTGCATGAACTTAAGAAACTACAATCTGATATTGAATCTGCTAACAATCAAGAATATGACTTGAATTTCAAGTTGAGAGAAACACTGGTTAAGATAGATGACTTGAGTGCTAATCAAAGAGAAActatgaaagaaagaaaactaagAGAAAACATAGCAATGTTGAAAAGGTTCTTTCCCGGTGTAAAAGGCCTTGTTCATGATCTTTGTCacccaaaaaaagaaaagtatgGCCTAGCAGTGTCTACAATTTTGGGTAAGAACTTTGATTCTGTCATTGTAGAGAATTTAACTGTAGCTCAAGAATGTATTgcatttttgaagaagcaaCGTGCAGGCACTGCCTCTTTCATACCGCTTGACACAATCGAGACAGAATTGCCTACGTTATCATTACCTGATTCACAAGAATACATTTTATCAATTAATGCCATTGATTATGAGCCAGAATATGAAAAGGCGATGCAATATGTGTGCGGCGACTCCATCATTTGTAATTCATTAAAGATTGCCAAAGGTTTGAAATGGAATAAGGGTGTGAGGGCCAAATTGGTTACAATCGAAGGCGCTTTGATTCACAAAGCTGGGTTGATGACAGGTGGTATATCGGGTGATGCCAATAATAGGTGGgacaaagaagaatatcaaaGTTTAATGTCTTTGAAAGACAAACTGCTGGTTCAAATCGATGAGCTTTCTAATAGTCAACGTTCTAATTCTATCAGAGCAAGGGAAGTAGAGAATAGTGTTTCACTATTAAATTCCGATATAGCAAGTTTAAGAACCCAAGTAACGCAACAGAAACGCTCCttggatgaaaataatttgGAGATAAAGTACCATAATGATTTGctagaaaaggaaatccAACCAAAAATAACTGAATTGGAGAAAAAACTAGatgatttggaaaataCAAAGAATGGGCTAGAAAAGGAGAAGGAAATATTACAGAATGATATCTTCAAGGAATTTACAAGTAAAATTGGCTTTTCTAtcaaagaatatgaaaatcATTCTGGTGAATTAATGAGACAACAATCTAAAGAATTACAACAGCtacaaaaacaaattttgaCCGTTGAGAATAAGTTGCAATTTGAAACAGACAGGTTAAACACTACTCAAAGAAGATATGAAAAGGCACGGAAAGATCTAGAGAAAGCTCAAGTCGAGATGAGTTCTTTGGAAGAACAGGAACATGCaatagaaatgaaaatagaATCAATAGGGTCcaaattggaagaaaataaaaaccatTTAGTTGAGTTGGAGAAGAAACTTGTAACAAAACAGAGTGATTTAAATTCCAGTGAAGATATTTTGGAAGACATGAATAGCAACTTgcaagttttgaaaagggAAAGAGACGGcataaaagaagatgttgaaaagaatgaCTTGGAAAAAGTAAcagcattgaaaaattgtaAGATCTCAAACATAAATTTACCTATACTATCGCAAACAACATTAGACGATTTCCCTATATCTTCCAGAGATTCTGACGCGATTACAATTTCCAACAGTATTGTTGTAGACTACAAAGGACtcccaaaaaaatacaaagaaaacaatagtGATTCAGCAAAGAGAGAGCTCGAGCAAAAAATCCGtgaaatagaagaaatattgaATGAGTTGCAACCAAATGCAAGAGCTGTAGAGAGATATGATGAAGCAGAAGGAAGATTTGAAGTGATAAATAACGAAACAGAACAGTTGAAGAccgaagaaaaaaaaatcctaaaccaatttctcaaaatcaagagaaaaaggaaagaattgTTCGAAAAGACATTTGATTACGTGAGCGATCATCTGGACGCAATCTATAGAGAACTGACTAAAAACCCCAATTCTAATGTAGAATTGGCTGGCGGTAATGCGTCTCTGACCATAGAGGACGAAGATGAGCCGTTCAATGCAGGAATCAAATATCATGCCACCCCACCTCTGAAAAGATTCAAGGATATGGAATATCTTTCGGGTGGTGAAAAAACTGTGGCTGCCTTGGCTTTACTATTTGCTATTAATTCATACCAGCCTAGTCCCTTCTTTGTGCTGGATGAAGTAGATGCCGCATTAGACATTACTAATGTCCAGAGAATCGCTGCCTACATAAGAAGACACCGTAATCCCGACCTCCAGTTCATTGTCATTTCATTGAAGAACACCatgtttgaaaaatctgaTGCTCTCGTAGGTGTTTACAGGCagcaacaagaaaattccTCTAAAATCATAACTTTGGACTTGAGCAATTATGCAGAATGA